The following are from one region of the Sorghum bicolor cultivar BTx623 chromosome 2, Sorghum_bicolor_NCBIv3, whole genome shotgun sequence genome:
- the LOC8057976 gene encoding uncharacterized protein LOC8057976 isoform X2 yields MASSPPRAPRRFLFDLNVAQEEVEEEEPMETEVLEEEGAPAPVAQPEEAVGEEVAEQVVEHAVPTVEEEEPVEEVIMEEEPSEEVIMEEDESATAPAGEVIGEGKGRKKRIDYEVFVSGLPRDAAEEDVAKALAEAGDVEEVRLVRDPADQRLNKGFAFVRFAAAWQARWAANDLREATIKGKACGICKNSENETLHVRNICFDWSKDDLAEKLEPFKLENLDRINLIEHPEKKGKNRGYAFLDFRTHVDAVAAFVKLQKRDLYLGTDFRAHISFSNTLSQDDEIMEKVKSVFLDGLPPHWDEDKVREMFGKFGEIDSIQLARNMYTAKRKDFGFIGFTTRQSALDCIKMVNKDGVGEGSGKVLIKASLQRPRHAFKKNSWQGSSSLLGVRRGFVDKSYSGRGHHSDRYRHYSPERRSYLDNHSRRHRSIDVEERHTSMRGYRAYYRRDSPVHASNYKYGRSHPETRIREEYDERRYTSKYPKHRQAMHETMERDAYCRNKYGHSYQERAHRTCPCPECNLSGQNCSYPNGEEFSAISGCEQAYYKTDRDLTPSTSQVASHCEDSCCKGQQLMPKSSSVMCDCDECYANQESTPSPSEHARKRSNLPVPLHHRLAKHSNEHGRYVS; encoded by the exons ATGgcctcctcgccgccgcgcGCCCCGCGGCGGTTTCTTTTCGACCTCAACGTCGCGCAGGAGGAggtcgaggaggaggagcccatGGAGACGGAGGTGCTTGAGGAGGAGGGAGCCCCTGCCCCGGTGGCGCAGCCCGAGGAGGCTGTCGGCGAGGAGGTCGCTGAGCAGGTGGTCGAGCACGCGGTGCCTaccgtggaggaggaggagcctgtGGAGGAGGTGATCATGGAGGAGGAGCCTTCGGAGGAGGTGATCATGGAGGAGGATGAATCTGCTACGGCGCCGGCGGGGGAGGTGATTGGGGAGGGGAAGGGGAGGAAAAAGAGGATAGACTACGAGGTCTTCGTGTCCGGGCTTCCGCGGGACGCCGCTGAGGAGGACGTGGCGAAGGCGCTGGCGGAGGCCGGAGATGTCGAGGAGGTGCGCCTCGTGCGGGATCCAGCGGACCAGCGGCTGAACAAGGGCTTCGCTTTTGTCCGTTTCGCCGCCGCCTGGCAGGCGCGATGGGCGGCCAACGACCTCCGCGAGGCTACg ATTAAGGGAAAAGCTTGTGGAATATGCAAGAACAGTGAAAATGAGACTCTTCATGTCCGAAATATATGCTTTGATTGGTCAAAGGATGAT TTAGCTGAGAAACTGGAACCTTTCAAGTTGGAAAACTTGGATAGAATTAATCTAATTGAGCACCCAGAAAAAAAGGGTAAAAACAGAGGCTATGCATTTCTTGACTTCAGGACTCATGTAGATGCTGTGGCAGCTTTTGTGAAACTACAGAAAAGAGATCTGTATCTTGGAACTGATTTTAGAGCGCACATATCATTTTCAAACACTCTGTCACAAGACGATGAGATCATGGAAAAG GTGAAATCTGTTTTCTTGGATGGGTTACCACCTCACTGGGATGAAGACAAAGTGAGAGAAATGTTCGGGAAATTTGGTGAAATTGATAGCATACAACTGGCTAGAAATATGTACACAGCAAaacgaaaagattttggttttatTGGCTTTACAACAAGACAGTCAGCTTTAGACTGCATTAAGATGGTCAATAAAGATGGTGTTGGCGAAGGTAGTGGAAAG GTTCTCATAAAAGCTAGTTTGCAAAGGCCAAGGCATGCTTTCAAAAAGAATTCCTGGCAAGGCTCTAGTTCCTTGTTAGGCGTCAGAAGAGGATTTGTAGATAAAAGTTATAGTGGTAGAGGACACCACTCAGACAGATATAGGCATTATAGTCCTGAAAGGCGTTCATATTTAGATAATCATTCTCGCCGCCACCGCTCTATTGATGTTGAAGAAAGGCATACTTCTATGCGAGGATACAGAGCTTACTATAGAAGGGATTCTCCAGTTCATG CCTCAAACTATAAATATGGACGGTCACATCCAGAGACAAGAATCAGGGAAGAATATGATGAGAGACGATACACTAGTAAATATCCAAAACACAGGCAGGCAATGCATGAAACCATGGAGCGGGATGCATACTGCAGGAACAAATATGGACATTCATACCAGGAGAGGGCACATAGAACTTGCCCTTGCCCAGAATGTAACTTGAGTGGTCAAAATTGCAGTTACCCCAATGGCGAGGAATTTTCTGCAATCAGCGGTTGTGAGCAGGCATACTACAAGACA GACCGTGATCTGACGCCTTCAACTTCTCAAGTAGCATCTCATTGTGAGGATTCTTGCTGCAAG GGCCAGCAGTTGATGCCTAAAAGTTCTTCTGTGATGTGTGATTGTGACGAATGCTATGCT AATCAAGAGTCAACACCAAGTCCAAGTGAGCATGCCAGAAAAAGATCCAATCTTCCAGTGCCTCTTCATCATCGGCTTGCCAAACATTCTAATGAGCATGGGAGGTATGTATCATGA
- the LOC8057976 gene encoding uncharacterized protein LOC8057976 isoform X1, whose translation MASSPPRAPRRFLFDLNVAQEEVEEEEPMETEVLEEEGAPAPVAQPEEAVGEEVAEQVVEHAVPTVEEEEPVEEVIMEEEPSEEVIMEEDESATAPAGEVIGEGKGRKKRIDYEVFVSGLPRDAAEEDVAKALAEAGDVEEVRLVRDPADQRLNKGFAFVRFAAAWQARWAANDLREATIKGKACGICKNSENETLHVRNICFDWSKDDLAEKLEPFKLENLDRINLIEHPEKKGKNRGYAFLDFRTHVDAVAAFVKLQKRDLYLGTDFRAHISFSNTLSQDDEIMEKVKSVFLDGLPPHWDEDKVREMFGKFGEIDSIQLARNMYTAKRKDFGFIGFTTRQSALDCIKMVNKDGVGEGSGKVLIKASLQRPRHAFKKNSWQGSSSLLGVRRGFVDKSYSGRGHHSDRYRHYSPERRSYLDNHSRRHRSIDVEERHTSMRGYRAYYRRDSPVHASNYKYGRSHPETRIREEYDERRYTSKYPKHRQAMHETMERDAYCRNKYGHSYQERAHRTCPCPECNLSGQNCSYPNGEEFSAISGCEQAYYKTDRDLTPSTSQVASHCEDSCCKGQQLMPKSSSVMCDCDECYANQESTPSPSEHARKRSNLPVPLHHRLAKHSNEHGRHVDDAHSAFEVEYTVRESRSRYLSSKDAPSTHSRKHHRSAR comes from the exons ATGgcctcctcgccgccgcgcGCCCCGCGGCGGTTTCTTTTCGACCTCAACGTCGCGCAGGAGGAggtcgaggaggaggagcccatGGAGACGGAGGTGCTTGAGGAGGAGGGAGCCCCTGCCCCGGTGGCGCAGCCCGAGGAGGCTGTCGGCGAGGAGGTCGCTGAGCAGGTGGTCGAGCACGCGGTGCCTaccgtggaggaggaggagcctgtGGAGGAGGTGATCATGGAGGAGGAGCCTTCGGAGGAGGTGATCATGGAGGAGGATGAATCTGCTACGGCGCCGGCGGGGGAGGTGATTGGGGAGGGGAAGGGGAGGAAAAAGAGGATAGACTACGAGGTCTTCGTGTCCGGGCTTCCGCGGGACGCCGCTGAGGAGGACGTGGCGAAGGCGCTGGCGGAGGCCGGAGATGTCGAGGAGGTGCGCCTCGTGCGGGATCCAGCGGACCAGCGGCTGAACAAGGGCTTCGCTTTTGTCCGTTTCGCCGCCGCCTGGCAGGCGCGATGGGCGGCCAACGACCTCCGCGAGGCTACg ATTAAGGGAAAAGCTTGTGGAATATGCAAGAACAGTGAAAATGAGACTCTTCATGTCCGAAATATATGCTTTGATTGGTCAAAGGATGAT TTAGCTGAGAAACTGGAACCTTTCAAGTTGGAAAACTTGGATAGAATTAATCTAATTGAGCACCCAGAAAAAAAGGGTAAAAACAGAGGCTATGCATTTCTTGACTTCAGGACTCATGTAGATGCTGTGGCAGCTTTTGTGAAACTACAGAAAAGAGATCTGTATCTTGGAACTGATTTTAGAGCGCACATATCATTTTCAAACACTCTGTCACAAGACGATGAGATCATGGAAAAG GTGAAATCTGTTTTCTTGGATGGGTTACCACCTCACTGGGATGAAGACAAAGTGAGAGAAATGTTCGGGAAATTTGGTGAAATTGATAGCATACAACTGGCTAGAAATATGTACACAGCAAaacgaaaagattttggttttatTGGCTTTACAACAAGACAGTCAGCTTTAGACTGCATTAAGATGGTCAATAAAGATGGTGTTGGCGAAGGTAGTGGAAAG GTTCTCATAAAAGCTAGTTTGCAAAGGCCAAGGCATGCTTTCAAAAAGAATTCCTGGCAAGGCTCTAGTTCCTTGTTAGGCGTCAGAAGAGGATTTGTAGATAAAAGTTATAGTGGTAGAGGACACCACTCAGACAGATATAGGCATTATAGTCCTGAAAGGCGTTCATATTTAGATAATCATTCTCGCCGCCACCGCTCTATTGATGTTGAAGAAAGGCATACTTCTATGCGAGGATACAGAGCTTACTATAGAAGGGATTCTCCAGTTCATG CCTCAAACTATAAATATGGACGGTCACATCCAGAGACAAGAATCAGGGAAGAATATGATGAGAGACGATACACTAGTAAATATCCAAAACACAGGCAGGCAATGCATGAAACCATGGAGCGGGATGCATACTGCAGGAACAAATATGGACATTCATACCAGGAGAGGGCACATAGAACTTGCCCTTGCCCAGAATGTAACTTGAGTGGTCAAAATTGCAGTTACCCCAATGGCGAGGAATTTTCTGCAATCAGCGGTTGTGAGCAGGCATACTACAAGACA GACCGTGATCTGACGCCTTCAACTTCTCAAGTAGCATCTCATTGTGAGGATTCTTGCTGCAAG GGCCAGCAGTTGATGCCTAAAAGTTCTTCTGTGATGTGTGATTGTGACGAATGCTATGCT AATCAAGAGTCAACACCAAGTCCAAGTGAGCATGCCAGAAAAAGATCCAATCTTCCAGTGCCTCTTCATCATCGGCTTGCCAAACATTCTAATGAGCATGGGAG GCATGTGGATGATGCACATTCTGCTTTTGAGGTGGAGTACACCGTCAGGGAAAGCCGAAGTCGGTATCTCTCTTCCAAAGATGCTCCAAGTACTCACTCCAGGAAGCACCATAGGTCAGCAAGATAA